One window of Corallococcus silvisoli genomic DNA carries:
- a CDS encoding pilus assembly FimT family protein has translation MTSAMRPLPARRRRAPRGLTLIEISIALAIAAVMFAAVTVGIGALTGAKAKGSATELAGVIRSLYDSAALSGKTCRLVFEIPDPKREEATRYHAECAAGGITTSRDRDAVLRDDKRNREKAARAGNNGGDTRKNYTRSDNSQPSAQELMDEEKARIESLSTFSTYTAEEITPRELPAGVAVSVWTRQQREPVESGVAYLYFFPQGYTEKAMVFLRQGDNAWTLDVSPLTGKVNIASEALEVPRS, from the coding sequence ATGACGTCCGCCATGCGCCCCCTGCCCGCCCGCCGCCGCCGCGCCCCCCGCGGCCTCACGCTGATTGAGATCTCCATCGCGCTGGCCATCGCGGCGGTGATGTTCGCCGCGGTGACGGTGGGCATCGGCGCGCTCACCGGCGCCAAGGCGAAGGGCTCCGCCACAGAGCTCGCGGGCGTCATCCGGTCGCTGTACGACTCGGCGGCGCTCAGCGGCAAGACGTGCAGGCTGGTGTTTGAAATCCCCGACCCGAAGCGCGAGGAGGCCACGCGCTACCACGCGGAATGCGCCGCGGGCGGCATCACCACCTCGCGCGACCGGGACGCGGTGCTCCGCGACGACAAGCGCAACCGCGAGAAGGCCGCGCGCGCCGGCAACAACGGCGGCGACACGCGCAAGAACTACACGCGCTCCGACAACTCCCAGCCGTCCGCGCAGGAGCTGATGGACGAGGAGAAGGCCCGCATCGAGTCCCTGTCCACCTTCTCCACCTACACCGCGGAGGAGATCACCCCGCGCGAGCTGCCGGCGGGTGTGGCGGTGTCGGTGTGGACGCGGCAACAGCGGGAGCCCGTGGAGAGCGGCGTGGCCTATCTCTACTTCTTCCCGCAGGGGTACACGGAGAAGGCCATGGTGTTCCTGCGCCAGGGCGACAACGCGTGGACCCTGGACGTGTCACCCCTGACAGGCAAGGTGAACATCGCATCCGAGGCCCTGGAGGTGCCCCGCTCATGA
- the gspF gene encoding type II secretion system inner membrane protein GspF — translation MPVFEYRGLDSHGKQKKGLLEADSPKTLRSKLRADGIFLTDVLGQAEGSRAGVSKGANAALVARDVDLRKLAGGRVSTEDVAILTRQLATLLGAGVTIVDSLNALVDQAEKERLKRALSDIKQRVNEGSSLADAFSQHPKIFPSIYINMVRAGEASGALDTVLLRLADFTENQAKLQQKIIGTMLYPAIMLLVGGGILVLLMVFVVPKVTKIFETMKATLPLNTRILIGASNFMQAWWFLVIPSIVAGFVFFMRWTKSPKGKPKWDRFTLKAPIFGSLVRLLAISRFARTLSTLLKSGVPMLAALDIVKAVMTNSVLADAVENARESIREGESIATPLKRSGQFPPLVYHMVAIGEKSGQLEDMLLSVADSYETQVNVRIGALTSLLEPMLIVVMGVMIAFVALSILMPILQVNTAIH, via the coding sequence ATGCCCGTCTTCGAATACAGAGGCCTTGATTCCCACGGCAAGCAGAAGAAGGGCTTGCTGGAGGCGGACTCACCCAAGACGCTGCGCTCCAAGCTGCGCGCGGACGGCATCTTCCTGACCGACGTGCTCGGGCAGGCGGAGGGCAGCCGCGCGGGCGTGTCCAAGGGCGCCAACGCGGCGCTCGTGGCGCGCGACGTGGACCTGCGCAAGCTGGCGGGCGGCCGGGTGAGCACCGAGGACGTCGCCATCCTCACCCGCCAGCTCGCGACCCTGCTGGGCGCGGGCGTCACCATCGTGGACTCGCTCAACGCGCTGGTGGACCAGGCGGAGAAGGAGCGGCTCAAGCGCGCCCTCTCCGACATCAAGCAGCGCGTGAACGAAGGCTCGTCCCTGGCGGACGCGTTCAGCCAGCACCCGAAGATCTTCCCCAGCATCTACATCAACATGGTGCGCGCGGGTGAGGCCTCCGGCGCGCTGGACACCGTGCTGCTGCGCCTGGCGGACTTCACGGAGAACCAGGCCAAGCTGCAGCAGAAGATCATCGGCACCATGCTCTACCCCGCCATCATGCTGCTGGTCGGCGGCGGAATCCTGGTGCTGCTGATGGTGTTTGTCGTCCCGAAGGTCACGAAGATCTTCGAAACGATGAAGGCCACCCTGCCGTTGAACACGCGCATCCTCATTGGCGCGTCCAACTTCATGCAGGCCTGGTGGTTCCTGGTGATTCCGTCCATCGTGGCGGGCTTCGTCTTCTTCATGCGCTGGACGAAGAGCCCCAAGGGCAAGCCGAAGTGGGACCGCTTCACCCTCAAGGCGCCCATCTTCGGCAGCCTCGTGCGCCTGTTGGCCATCTCCCGCTTCGCGCGCACGCTGTCCACGCTGCTCAAGAGCGGCGTGCCCATGCTGGCCGCGCTGGACATCGTCAAGGCGGTGATGACGAACTCGGTGCTGGCGGACGCGGTGGAGAACGCCCGCGAGTCCATCCGCGAGGGCGAGAGCATCGCCACCCCCCTCAAGCGGTCCGGCCAGTTCCCGCCGCTCGTGTACCACATGGTCGCCATCGGTGAGAAATCCGGCCAGCTGGAGGACATGCTCCTGTCGGTGGCGGACTCCTATGAAACGCAGGTGAACGTGCGCATCGGCGCGCTCACCAGCCTCCTGGAGCCCATGCTCATCGTGGTGATGGGCGTGATGATTGCATTCGTCGCGCTCTCCATCCTGATGCCGATTCTCCAGGTGAACACGGCCATCCATTAG
- a CDS encoding type II secretion system protein GspJ — protein sequence MKRRVRGFTLMEVMVAVSITALMGTVVALAFQTGINAKEVVEGEAERYRMVRVSLNRMAREVGSAFVSDRYDLRRFRDQNDRPTNFIGERDKLTFTTFSHQRLYTDVKESDQAVVEYFVENSTERGARQRLDLKRREDPNVGDRMDRGGTTDVLFEGVKGVEFAYWDSEKKEWDDEWDTRRTEKKSILPTRVRITVIALDESGKEARYTTQTRILLNTELPRFN from the coding sequence ATGAAGCGACGCGTCCGTGGCTTCACGCTGATGGAGGTGATGGTGGCGGTCTCCATCACCGCGCTGATGGGCACCGTCGTCGCCCTGGCGTTCCAGACGGGCATCAACGCCAAGGAAGTGGTGGAGGGCGAAGCGGAGCGCTACCGCATGGTGCGCGTGTCGCTCAACCGCATGGCGCGCGAGGTGGGCTCCGCCTTCGTGAGCGACCGGTATGACCTGCGCCGCTTCCGCGACCAGAATGACCGGCCCACCAACTTCATCGGTGAGCGCGACAAGCTGACCTTCACCACGTTCTCGCACCAGCGCCTGTACACGGACGTGAAGGAGTCCGACCAGGCGGTGGTGGAGTACTTCGTGGAGAACTCCACCGAGCGGGGCGCCCGGCAGCGCTTGGATTTGAAGCGCCGGGAGGACCCCAACGTGGGCGACCGGATGGACCGGGGCGGCACCACGGACGTGCTCTTCGAAGGCGTCAAGGGCGTGGAGTTCGCCTACTGGGATTCGGAGAAGAAGGAGTGGGACGACGAATGGGACACGCGGCGCACGGAGAAGAAGTCCATCCTCCCCACGCGCGTGCGCATCACCGTCATCGCCCTGGATGAGTCGGGCAAGGAGGCGCGCTACACCACGCAGACGCGCATCCTGCTCAACACGGAACTGCCGAGGTTCAACTGA
- the pilM gene encoding pilus assembly protein PilM has protein sequence MARILGLDLGSHSVKGVVLTSGAKSHTTQAYAEVRRAQEGERPETLRAAVEELLGKMPEGHVDQVVIALPGPSLTTHAVSLPFSDSKRVEATLPFEVGSQLPFDISEVVYDYQVVGQRDTPGKDKAADLLVGVVKKQELQELLALLGGLQLDPRVITHPALAYQNLFTQLPGLFESAGEGGSVAVVDIGHERTAVAIGQPGKGVEFARTFAGGGRDLTRALATEFQTTLPEAHAWKEAHGALASAAHGPDAERAANAFVRGLQPVLRELRPSFKSFTARTRRQVSAVVLCGGTARMPGLAEQLSKDLNLPVRVLALPADTSTLIGAAEAPTAAQAFALAMRGNAAGVRAPRFNLRRGEFSFKGGYDYVKDRLGLLASFAVTLLLLLIAFGVVRNTVLSRREAEVDAVLCKTTQRILGTCEQNYDRALNMLKGVESPAAALPTMSAVNLLAEVTQRIPPEVPVKFDRIQVDLDRIMLQGETDSSKQIDTLSAALKGHRCFKDVKEGKVEKTRDGQKVTFRLDVQVQCPGEPKGGET, from the coding sequence ATGGCCCGCATTCTTGGCCTGGACCTGGGCAGCCACTCCGTGAAGGGGGTGGTGCTCACCTCCGGAGCGAAAAGCCACACCACGCAGGCGTACGCCGAAGTGCGCCGCGCGCAGGAAGGCGAGCGTCCGGAGACGCTGCGCGCCGCGGTGGAGGAGCTGCTCGGGAAGATGCCCGAAGGGCACGTGGACCAGGTCGTCATCGCCCTGCCCGGACCGTCCCTCACCACGCACGCGGTGAGCCTGCCCTTCTCCGACAGCAAGCGCGTGGAGGCGACGCTGCCCTTCGAGGTCGGCAGCCAGCTGCCCTTCGACATCTCGGAGGTCGTCTACGACTACCAGGTGGTCGGCCAGCGGGACACCCCCGGCAAGGACAAGGCCGCGGACCTGCTGGTGGGCGTGGTGAAGAAGCAGGAGCTCCAGGAGCTGCTGGCGCTGCTGGGCGGCCTCCAGTTGGATCCGCGCGTCATCACCCACCCCGCGCTCGCGTACCAGAACCTCTTCACCCAGCTGCCCGGCCTCTTCGAGAGCGCGGGCGAGGGCGGCTCGGTGGCGGTGGTGGACATTGGCCATGAGCGCACGGCGGTGGCCATCGGACAGCCGGGCAAGGGCGTGGAGTTCGCGCGCACCTTCGCGGGGGGCGGACGCGACCTGACGCGCGCACTCGCGACCGAGTTCCAGACGACGCTGCCGGAGGCGCACGCGTGGAAGGAGGCGCACGGGGCGCTGGCCAGCGCGGCCCACGGCCCGGACGCCGAGCGCGCCGCGAACGCGTTCGTGCGCGGCCTGCAGCCGGTGCTCCGCGAGCTGCGCCCGTCCTTCAAGTCCTTCACCGCGCGCACCCGCCGGCAGGTCTCCGCGGTGGTGCTGTGCGGCGGCACCGCGCGGATGCCGGGCCTGGCGGAGCAGCTGTCCAAGGACCTGAACCTGCCCGTGCGCGTGCTGGCGCTGCCGGCGGACACCTCCACGTTGATTGGCGCGGCGGAGGCGCCCACGGCCGCGCAGGCGTTCGCGCTGGCGATGCGCGGCAACGCGGCCGGGGTCCGGGCGCCGCGCTTCAACCTGCGCCGGGGCGAGTTCTCGTTCAAGGGCGGCTACGACTACGTGAAGGACCGGCTGGGGCTGCTGGCCTCCTTCGCCGTGACGCTGCTGCTGCTGCTCATCGCCTTCGGGGTGGTGCGCAACACGGTGCTCTCCCGCCGCGAGGCGGAGGTGGACGCGGTGCTCTGCAAGACGACCCAGCGCATCCTGGGCACGTGCGAGCAGAACTACGACCGCGCCCTCAACATGCTCAAGGGCGTGGAGAGCCCCGCCGCGGCGCTGCCCACGATGTCCGCCGTGAACCTGCTGGCGGAGGTCACCCAGCGCATTCCGCCGGAGGTGCCGGTGAAGTTCGACCGCATCCAGGTGGACCTGGACCGCATCATGCTCCAGGGGGAGACGGACAGCTCCAAGCAGATCGACACGCTCT
- a CDS encoding type II secretion system minor pseudopilin — MPLPYFQQASRRRGGARTSLPQAPGAASPGRRRDKRSRGVALIIALVSIALLTVVATEFAYNSRVDLQLASNQRDEVRAYYMARSGIALGRLLLRFQKQVDQTPIPNPASILSALGAMGGGAKGQAGAQNFQPQSLNIQLWKLARVDCHMLKGLVKSDGAQGVDGRPVETDPVQVDPKFKMDDGDESPGAATQVAAQMQRRSFGGFDGCFLATISDEEEKLNVMRLNTGGAEAQATAARMLDMFADKRFEFLWQQDDANHVRSTPQDTVIALKDWADEDTTQSSFNPKDPTNPFVSGFADEGSPYSRYQPRYEVKNARFDSLDELYRVHGVNDRFMAAFRDRLTVYPDINSKPNINTDDPIMLGLAIMSAADPNRPDPRLTDPVFLNELISRIRAARMFNFFGMSVSDFVGVVEQAGIAVNPLIKGNVQQNRYLGDKSKTFTIKSVGEAGSVQKTLTAVIRLDDGLGKLVYYREE, encoded by the coding sequence ATGCCCCTCCCCTACTTCCAGCAGGCGTCCCGCCGGCGTGGCGGGGCGCGGACCTCCCTTCCCCAGGCGCCGGGCGCGGCCAGCCCCGGCCGTCGCCGGGACAAGCGCTCGCGCGGCGTGGCGCTCATCATCGCGCTCGTCTCCATCGCGCTGCTCACGGTGGTGGCCACCGAGTTCGCGTACAACAGCCGGGTGGACCTGCAGCTCGCCTCCAACCAGCGCGACGAAGTGCGCGCCTACTACATGGCCCGCTCCGGCATCGCGCTGGGGCGGCTGCTCTTGCGCTTCCAGAAGCAGGTGGACCAGACGCCCATCCCCAACCCCGCGAGCATCCTCTCCGCGCTGGGGGCCATGGGCGGCGGGGCCAAGGGACAGGCGGGGGCGCAGAACTTCCAGCCGCAGTCGCTCAACATCCAGCTCTGGAAGCTGGCGCGGGTGGACTGCCACATGCTCAAGGGGCTGGTGAAGAGCGACGGCGCCCAGGGCGTGGACGGCCGCCCCGTGGAGACGGACCCGGTGCAGGTGGACCCGAAGTTCAAGATGGACGACGGGGACGAGAGCCCGGGCGCGGCCACCCAGGTGGCGGCGCAGATGCAGCGCCGCTCCTTCGGCGGCTTCGACGGGTGCTTCCTCGCCACCATCAGCGACGAGGAGGAGAAGCTCAACGTCATGCGCCTGAACACGGGCGGCGCGGAGGCGCAGGCCACCGCGGCGCGCATGCTGGACATGTTCGCCGACAAGCGCTTCGAGTTCCTCTGGCAGCAGGACGACGCGAATCACGTTCGCTCCACGCCGCAGGACACCGTCATCGCGCTGAAGGACTGGGCGGACGAGGACACCACCCAGTCCAGCTTCAACCCCAAGGACCCGACGAACCCGTTCGTCTCCGGCTTCGCGGACGAGGGTTCCCCGTACAGCCGCTACCAGCCGCGCTATGAAGTGAAGAACGCCCGCTTCGACAGCCTGGACGAGCTGTACCGGGTGCACGGCGTCAACGACCGCTTCATGGCGGCCTTCCGCGACCGGCTCACGGTGTACCCGGACATCAACTCCAAGCCGAACATCAACACGGACGACCCCATCATGCTGGGGCTGGCCATCATGTCCGCCGCGGACCCCAACCGGCCGGATCCCCGGCTGACGGATCCGGTGTTCCTCAACGAGCTCATCAGCCGCATCCGCGCCGCGCGCATGTTCAACTTCTTCGGCATGTCGGTGTCGGACTTCGTGGGCGTGGTGGAGCAGGCCGGCATCGCGGTCAATCCGCTCATCAAGGGCAACGTCCAGCAGAACCGCTACCTGGGCGACAAGAGCAAGACATTCACCATCAAGTCCGTGGGAGAAGCGGGCAGCGTCCAGAAGACGCTCACCGCCGTCATCCGCCTGGACGACGGGCTGGGCAAGCTCGTGTATTACAGAGAGGAATAG
- the gspG gene encoding type II secretion system major pseudopilin GspG yields the protein MTTNTNTKKQQRRRNRGMTLIEIMVVITILGLIAAAVGVAVIPKLEEAKQDTARLDIRNIQSAMKLYYTKKGSYPDTATGLKALVDTQNLERMPMDPWGREYVYMNEGGKPVITSYGADGNPGGEGSDADISSKDQNAKK from the coding sequence ATGACGACGAACACGAACACGAAGAAGCAGCAGCGCCGCCGCAACCGCGGCATGACCCTGATCGAGATCATGGTGGTCATCACCATCCTCGGGCTCATCGCCGCCGCGGTGGGCGTGGCCGTCATCCCGAAGCTGGAAGAGGCCAAGCAGGACACCGCGCGCCTGGACATCCGCAACATCCAGAGCGCGATGAAGCTCTACTACACGAAGAAGGGCTCCTACCCGGACACCGCCACGGGCCTCAAGGCGCTGGTGGACACCCAGAACCTGGAGCGCATGCCCATGGACCCCTGGGGCCGCGAGTACGTGTACATGAACGAGGGCGGCAAGCCGGTCATCACCAGCTACGGCGCCGACGGCAACCCGGGCGGCGAGGGCTCCGACGCCGACATCTCCTCCAAGGACCAGAACGCGAAGAAGTAG
- a CDS encoding type II secretion system protein GspG encodes MTPEHTSSPTSAREARSVSGGPPRARSTRLGRLLLLGVFGGASVLAFALVWATEDNTLTPTQRQAREQIRRLEGYFKAYHRLMGFFPSQAQGFTPLIASKVLDAPPIDPWGHPYVYRMEGKTGAVLSLGSDGKPGGTGDAADIFSGGIVAQEVQP; translated from the coding sequence ATGACTCCCGAGCACACTTCCTCTCCGACGTCCGCGCGCGAGGCGCGCTCCGTCTCCGGTGGGCCTCCTCGCGCCCGCTCCACGCGCCTGGGCCGGCTGCTGCTCCTGGGCGTGTTCGGCGGCGCCAGCGTGCTCGCCTTCGCGCTGGTGTGGGCCACCGAGGACAACACCCTCACCCCGACCCAGCGCCAGGCGCGCGAGCAGATCCGCCGCCTGGAGGGCTACTTCAAGGCCTACCACCGGCTGATGGGCTTCTTCCCCAGCCAGGCGCAGGGCTTCACCCCGCTCATCGCTTCCAAGGTGCTGGACGCGCCGCCCATCGACCCGTGGGGCCATCCGTATGTCTACCGGATGGAGGGCAAGACGGGGGCCGTGCTGTCCCTCGGCTCCGACGGCAAGCCCGGCGGCACCGGTGACGCCGCGGACATCTTCAGCGGCGGCATCGTGGCACAGGAGGTGCAGCCATGA
- a CDS encoding type IV pilus modification PilV family protein, with protein sequence MRHPKQRPLGFTLLETMVALAILSVALMAIFDLNSGAVANHVYTKRLTVASLLARSKMTDLEQKLYDDGFDADDDEQSGDFSDDGWPQFKWRARIIAPKTDGVTPDQLIGAIFNLPMGGGDSSDPMGGLAGLFGGGGSSGKGSTPPGGTTTSSPMGASAMSMAQPMFTQMVDQLTKSVREVHLTVYWKEGTQVESLDVVTHVVSLGPGGDRNGGFTPNAGSTAGAENQWVDENGRVVDNPIPGPNGQMLDPNTRRPLRNRAQVLNELNGAAGQQQPGNGGFNPRPPGGIFGGGGRGTFPGLPGRGGIQ encoded by the coding sequence ATGAGACATCCCAAGCAGCGGCCCCTGGGCTTCACCCTGCTGGAGACGATGGTGGCCCTGGCCATCCTCAGCGTCGCGCTGATGGCCATCTTCGACCTCAACTCCGGCGCGGTGGCCAACCACGTCTACACCAAGCGGCTCACCGTGGCGTCGCTCCTGGCCCGCTCGAAGATGACGGACCTGGAGCAGAAGCTCTACGACGACGGCTTCGACGCCGACGACGACGAACAGTCCGGGGACTTCTCCGACGACGGCTGGCCCCAGTTCAAGTGGCGCGCGCGCATCATCGCGCCCAAGACGGACGGCGTGACGCCGGATCAGCTCATCGGCGCCATCTTCAACCTGCCCATGGGCGGCGGCGACTCCAGCGACCCCATGGGGGGCCTGGCGGGCCTCTTCGGCGGCGGCGGCAGCTCCGGCAAGGGCAGCACGCCCCCCGGCGGCACCACCACCTCCAGCCCCATGGGCGCCTCCGCCATGAGCATGGCGCAGCCCATGTTCACGCAGATGGTGGACCAGCTCACCAAGTCCGTCCGCGAGGTGCACCTCACCGTGTACTGGAAGGAAGGCACCCAGGTGGAGAGCCTGGACGTGGTGACGCACGTGGTCTCCCTGGGGCCCGGCGGCGACCGCAACGGCGGCTTCACGCCCAACGCGGGCTCCACGGCGGGCGCGGAGAACCAGTGGGTGGATGAGAACGGCCGCGTGGTGGACAACCCCATCCCCGGCCCCAACGGGCAGATGCTGGACCCGAACACGCGCCGGCCGCTGCGCAACCGCGCGCAGGTGCTCAACGAGCTCAACGGCGCGGCCGGCCAGCAGCAGCCAGGCAACGGCGGCTTCAACCCGCGCCCGCCGGGCGGCATCTTTGGCGGCGGGGGCCGGGGCACCTTCCCGGGCCTGCCGGGACGTGGAGGCATCCAATGA